In the Candidatus Zixiibacteriota bacterium genome, TCTGTCTAAGATAGCTGTGGCAGTCGGCACATCACCAATCAGTTTCCCCCATTCCTCCAAAGGTCGGTTTGATGTCATAATCGTGGAGCGCAGTTCGTGCCGGCGCATGATGATCTCAAAGAGATATTCGCCTGATTGTTTTGGCAGCTTTTTAATGCCCATATCATCGATAATCAGCAAATCAGGCATCAGATAACGTTTCATCATCTTGACACTATCGCCAAAGTTTTCCGCCTGTATCAGTTCGCTGATGGTATCGAAGATAGAGCGATACAACACGGCAAAGCCAACCTTTGCCGCCTGATGTCCGATTGCCTGAACCAGATGCGACTTACCTACGCCGGGAGGTCCTAAGATTAGCATGTCGGTCTTTTCTCTGATGAAACGGCCGGCAGCTAACTCCATAATCTGACGTCTCTTTATCGATGGATTAAAGCTGAAGTCGAAATCTTCAATGCTTTTGAGTTCACGGAAACCGGCTTTCTTAATTCTTCGCGCTATGGCTCGATCGCCTCTTATTGCCAGTTCGTCATTGACAAGAAGCTCTAAAAACTCCTGATGGTTAAGCTGATTGCCGGCAGCTTCGGTTAATCGAACCTCAAGAGTCGAGATCAGTCCCGAGAGACGCAGCTGCTTCAACTTGGATACAAGCTGTGGGTTCATATTTTATTCTCCTGCCTGTCTTTAATACCAAACGATACTTTCGGTATGTTTATAAACTTCTGATATTCAGATAATGGTCTGATGATAGGGTGATCATCATTGAAGGAAAGCTGTTCTAATTCTTTTGATCGACGCTGACAAAGTTCACGCAGCGGTCTCAGTCGAAAACAACCTGCCTCAAGCGCTGTTTGACTGACCTGGTTGATAACCTTAGCTGGATGTTTCTTAGATAGGGATAAAAAGCCCTGCAGAACACGAACACCTTCAATGCCGCGCGCTTTTAACATCTGGGTAGCCCATTGACCGGCTTGATTGCCTATACGTATAGCTCTGCCAAGCATATACTCAGCTCCCCGTTCAACAGATGATATCTTTTCAGCGGCGAGATGTTTTCGGTCGGTGTGGAACTTCCCCGGCTGAACTCGGGCATGTATCGCTATCTGGCGTGACTGCTCATCATAAATACGCACCAAGTGACCATCCCAGCGTACCCACACCTCGCGGCCAAGATACTCCGGCGGTGTCGAATAGTAGGCATTAGCAACTCCAATATGACCATCGCGGTTGACCTTGCGTTTGCCTTCACTGTAAAAAGGAAAGCGTTCCGGGTTGACCGGTAAAAGAGTTGGTTGTTCAACTTCCCTGAATACTTTAGCAACTTGCTTCCGGGTTGTGCCATGGATACGGGTATCAGCCACCCGTCGTTCCCAGTGAGCTAAAAACTGGTTAAGCTCTGGTAAGCTGTTAAATGAACGCCCCTTCAGAGCATTGTTCTTGACATACTTGACACCGCTTTCAACTTTTCCCTTATGACGCGGTGTATATGGCTTGGTTGGCAAAAACACAACATTGTAATGCCGGGCAAACTCGATTATCTTCGGGTTGAGTTCCGGATCATACCAGTCAGCTTTCTGCACCGCCGCCTTGAGATTGTCGATGACAAGCGTTTGAGGGACACCGCCAAAAGCGTGAAAGGCATTCTCCAACACCCTGATGAAGTTCTCAGTACTTTGTTTAAAGACCGCTTCACTGTAGCCCTTACGGGAATTACTCAGGATAACACGCAGAACATGAGCCCACCTATTTTTACCATCCTTAACAATCCAGGCACCTGAACCGAAATCTACCTGAGCCTCTTCACCAGGACCACATTCCATCCTGCGAAACGGCAAAGGTGTACTGCTGCCAAGCCGACAAAGGTAACGCTTAACCGAACTGTAGGAACCATCAAACCCATGTTCATCAACTAAATCCTGCCAGATCCGCTGACCGGACAGATTCTGATCCAACTTTTTCTGGATGATCTCTTCAAACGGCCGGCAAAGACTCGGCGGCCCTAAACATCGATCAGGCAACCTGTAACCTAACGCAGACCCGAGGGTCGCATTGGCCGGTTTTGAATGATCATCCGCATTAGACCCGGGGGTCGGATTGGCCGGTTTTGAATCGGAAATCTTCCGTAACCGGTCATAACGAGCTACTGTATCACGATGTACGCCAAGCTCGCGAGCAATCCGGCGATAACGCCAGCCCTGCTCTAATAATCCTATAATCGCATGAACCATAACCATTTTGAGCTGATTTGCCATATCTTCTCCTCCTTCTCAGAAAGAGTATACGACAAATTCTGCCTCCTTAAAATGGCCGGTTTTAAAGCGAACCTAACTGGCTGGTTTTGCCCGACCTATGACACTCGCCTAAGGTAAATAATTCCTTTTCCATATAAACGCAAACCGTATCGCCTATATGGTCTATAGTGTGAAACCTGTAGTCTATATTATCCAGTTTGAGGTTATGGTGTTCAAAATGATCTTCTTCATTATTGAAATCTGAATTCCTTAACTCCTGATATTGTTTTTGATAAATTTCAATGGTTTGGGGATCTATTGATCCGATCTTTTTATTGAGATAATTTTTGGAAAGCAATCTAATATCAAAGTTTACCGGGAACCAAGCAGTATAATGTTGTTCTGTCTCTGCCAAGTAATATGGTTTGTTATTAATTTTGATAATCATAATTATTTTGACACTTTTGTGTCTGGTTTTATGTTAGTTTTAAAATTATTCCACTTACCAAGCTTATATGCTTTCAAAAGGTGAGCTGGCAACGGTCTCTTCCACCCGTGTTTTTCGGCTAGGTAGCGAATTACCCGCGGATTCGCGTATAATTTTTCCGCCGCTTTATTTCTTCCATGCTTAATAAATGCTTGCATTATTTTTTCCAAGGAATGTCTGGTCAGGAGTTCATAAACCTCTGTGTCAGTCCTGATTTTTCTAATTTTGGGATAATTTGGTCTTTTAAATAACAATACTTAATTGCCTCTGGTTTTATTGGTTTTTTTCTCTCTTCTGGCAGTTACCCACCATTACGCTTCGATAA is a window encoding:
- the istA gene encoding IS21 family transposase, producing MANQLKMVMVHAIIGLLEQGWRYRRIARELGVHRDTVARYDRLRKISDSKPANPTPGSNADDHSKPANATLGSALGYRLPDRCLGPPSLCRPFEEIIQKKLDQNLSGQRIWQDLVDEHGFDGSYSSVKRYLCRLGSSTPLPFRRMECGPGEEAQVDFGSGAWIVKDGKNRWAHVLRVILSNSRKGYSEAVFKQSTENFIRVLENAFHAFGGVPQTLVIDNLKAAVQKADWYDPELNPKIIEFARHYNVVFLPTKPYTPRHKGKVESGVKYVKNNALKGRSFNSLPELNQFLAHWERRVADTRIHGTTRKQVAKVFREVEQPTLLPVNPERFPFYSEGKRKVNRDGHIGVANAYYSTPPEYLGREVWVRWDGHLVRIYDEQSRQIAIHARVQPGKFHTDRKHLAAEKISSVERGAEYMLGRAIRIGNQAGQWATQMLKARGIEGVRVLQGFLSLSKKHPAKVINQVSQTALEAGCFRLRPLRELCQRRSKELEQLSFNDDHPIIRPLSEYQKFINIPKVSFGIKDRQENKI
- the istB gene encoding IS21-like element helper ATPase IstB, encoding MNPQLVSKLKQLRLSGLISTLEVRLTEAAGNQLNHQEFLELLVNDELAIRGDRAIARRIKKAGFRELKSIEDFDFSFNPSIKRRQIMELAAGRFIREKTDMLILGPPGVGKSHLVQAIGHQAAKVGFAVLYRSIFDTISELIQAENFGDSVKMMKRYLMPDLLIIDDMGIKKLPKQSGEYLFEIIMRRHELRSTIMTSNRPLEEWGKLIGDVPTATAILDRILQKAEIIQITGRSYRLKDRANKQKREEKKNV